In a single window of the Prochlorococcus marinus str. AS9601 genome:
- the gmd gene encoding GDP-mannose 4,6-dehydratase, which translates to MIKNQKVALITGITGQDGSYLAEFLLNKGYIVHGIKRRSSSLNTERIDHIYQDPHLSNPSLILHYGDLTDSTNLIRIIKYVKPDEIYNLGAQSHVSVSFETPEYTANCDALGTLRILEAIRLLKLEKITKFYQASTSELYGLVQETPQTEKTPFYPRSPYGVAKLYSYWITVNYRESYGIFACNGILFNHESPRRGETFVTRKITRGLSRIDQGLENCIYLGNLDALRDWGHAVDYVEMQWKMLQQKDPKDYVISTGRQESVRRFIHLAALALGWKTNAENNAIVWEGSGLDEVGRRVDTNEIIIRIDPKYFRPSEVETLLGDSSKAYEELNWKPKISLEELIKEMINADIELAKKEAFLFRKGFNIPKSIENPPSIFEK; encoded by the coding sequence ATGATAAAGAATCAAAAAGTTGCTCTAATTACTGGTATTACCGGTCAAGATGGCAGCTATCTTGCGGAATTTTTATTGAATAAAGGTTATATAGTTCATGGAATAAAAAGAAGGTCCAGTAGTTTAAATACTGAGAGAATTGACCATATTTATCAAGATCCGCATTTAAGTAACCCCTCATTGATATTGCATTACGGAGATTTAACTGATAGTACAAACCTTATAAGAATAATCAAATATGTAAAGCCAGATGAGATTTACAATCTTGGGGCTCAAAGTCATGTGAGTGTTAGCTTTGAAACTCCAGAATACACAGCTAACTGTGATGCGTTAGGGACCTTAAGAATATTAGAAGCAATTAGATTATTAAAACTTGAAAAAATTACTAAATTTTATCAAGCTAGTACAAGCGAATTATATGGTTTAGTGCAAGAAACCCCTCAAACTGAGAAAACACCTTTTTACCCTAGAAGTCCTTATGGAGTAGCTAAACTTTACTCATATTGGATAACTGTAAATTACAGAGAATCCTATGGAATATTTGCTTGCAATGGAATTCTTTTTAATCATGAAAGTCCAAGAAGAGGAGAGACATTTGTTACAAGAAAAATAACAAGAGGATTATCTCGAATAGATCAGGGCTTAGAAAATTGTATTTATCTTGGTAATCTTGATGCATTAAGAGATTGGGGACATGCTGTTGATTATGTAGAAATGCAGTGGAAGATGTTACAGCAAAAAGACCCAAAAGATTATGTAATTTCAACAGGCAGGCAGGAAAGTGTAAGAAGATTTATTCATTTAGCAGCTTTGGCATTGGGGTGGAAAACAAATGCAGAGAATAATGCTATTGTTTGGGAGGGTTCAGGATTAGATGAAGTAGGAAGAAGAGTTGATACAAATGAAATTATTATAAGGATTGATCCAAAATATTTCAGACCATCAGAAGTTGAAACACTCCTTGGAGATTCTTCAAAAGCATATGAAGAACTTAATTGGAAACCAAAAATAAGTTTAGAAGAGCTTATAAAAGAAATGATAAATGCAGATATTGAGTTAGCAAAAAAAGAAGCTTTTTTATTTAGAAAAGGATTTAACATCCCTAAATCAATTGAAAACCCTCCGAGCATTTTTGAAAAATAA
- a CDS encoding GDP-L-fucose synthase family protein yields the protein MKKLITKEDKIFIAGHKGMVGRSIKKNLISKNYTNLITVEKNDLNLLDDLKVKNWFKKNKPDIVILAAAKVGGIMANNKYPANFILENLKIQTNVIEASWENNIKRFLFLGSSCIYPKYANQPINEEELLNGYLEPTNQWYAIAKIAGIKLCEALRKQYDFDAISLMPTNLYGPGDNYDPNNSHVLPSLIRKFYEAKINNLDKVICWGTGYPMREFLHVDDLSEASIYALENWYPKKEELKYMNVGTGKDISIRELATIIAKEIGFEGEIEWDVSKPDGTPKKQLNISKFSKLGWSSKIKLSDGIKNTIDCYINENKKINNI from the coding sequence ATGAAAAAATTAATTACCAAAGAAGATAAAATATTTATTGCTGGTCATAAAGGAATGGTTGGTAGGTCAATTAAAAAAAATTTAATTTCTAAGAATTACACTAATTTAATTACTGTAGAAAAGAATGATTTAAATTTATTAGATGATTTAAAAGTAAAGAATTGGTTTAAAAAAAACAAACCTGATATTGTAATACTCGCGGCAGCAAAAGTTGGCGGGATTATGGCTAATAATAAATACCCTGCAAACTTTATTCTGGAAAATCTTAAAATTCAAACAAATGTTATAGAAGCATCTTGGGAAAATAATATAAAAAGATTTTTATTTCTAGGAAGTAGTTGTATCTATCCAAAATACGCTAATCAGCCAATTAATGAAGAGGAATTATTAAACGGATATTTAGAACCTACAAATCAATGGTATGCAATTGCAAAAATTGCAGGAATTAAATTATGTGAAGCACTAAGAAAGCAATATGATTTTGATGCCATAAGTTTAATGCCTACAAATTTATATGGACCAGGGGATAACTATGATCCAAACAATAGTCATGTACTTCCATCTCTAATAAGAAAATTTTATGAAGCCAAAATAAATAATTTGGATAAAGTAATTTGCTGGGGTACTGGTTATCCGATGAGAGAGTTTCTGCATGTAGATGATCTTAGCGAAGCATCTATTTATGCTTTAGAAAATTGGTATCCTAAAAAAGAGGAGTTAAAATATATGAATGTTGGAACTGGTAAGGATATAAGTATTAGAGAATTAGCAACTATAATCGCAAAAGAAATTGGTTTCGAAGGGGAAATAGAATGGGATGTTTCTAAACCTGATGGAACGCCAAAAAAACAATTAAATATTTCAAAATTCAGCAAATTAGGATGGTCCTCAAAAATAAAACTTTCAGATGGAATTAAAAATACAATTGATTGCTACATTAATGAAAATAAAAAAATAAATAA